From a region of the Streptomyces caniferus genome:
- a CDS encoding AMP-binding protein has translation MRAIRESLVGFGESARPLIEVLGEDGVPARTLSYQEVTRRAADLAERIGQGDGRPLRIGVVCGNTPEFVIADLALIAACAIEVPVPLAFSAEQAAGLLEETDLCLADAAGQERLTQWGRDRVLRPDCTVLPLSADEPVPPAPLVLRPADAGTDWECKVIHTSGTTSRPKGVRIRAAALNELLGSLRSVMPRGAFTRYLSLVPFSLLIEQVTGLYMVLLDGGTLVLMPPGKALVGTAAAAAADALPYVAASRPTAMVATPALVDAFATAADEAADRGRAVAADLFGTPDAPLICCGGAPVHPELLRRLEEHGLPVHEGYGLSENSSVVSWNTPAARRLGTVGRPLPHVRVKIADDGELLVNSTSLFAGYTRDDPSSLVLTDDGWLRTGDLAQVDAEGFLSITGRKKNVIITAAGRNVAPEWVEAQYARLPFVRAVAVVGDGLTVLHGLFLVDGSTDLAAAEEALREFGEAHLSEVERVAVPHLAVADERLYRRFFTVTGRPMRAAVRTALSDGTLYDHQGADA, from the coding sequence ATGCGGGCCATTAGGGAGAGCCTGGTCGGGTTCGGCGAGTCGGCGCGCCCGCTGATCGAGGTGCTGGGGGAGGACGGCGTCCCGGCACGGACCCTCAGCTACCAGGAGGTCACGCGCCGGGCCGCGGACCTCGCCGAACGGATCGGCCAGGGGGACGGCCGGCCGCTGCGCATCGGCGTGGTCTGCGGCAACACCCCCGAATTCGTCATCGCCGACCTGGCGCTGATCGCCGCATGCGCCATCGAGGTGCCGGTCCCGCTCGCCTTCTCCGCCGAACAGGCCGCCGGTCTGCTGGAGGAGACGGACCTGTGCCTGGCGGACGCGGCCGGGCAGGAGCGGCTGACGCAGTGGGGGAGGGACCGGGTCCTGCGCCCGGACTGCACGGTGCTGCCGCTGTCCGCGGACGAGCCCGTCCCGCCCGCGCCGTTGGTACTGCGGCCGGCCGACGCCGGGACGGACTGGGAGTGCAAGGTCATCCACACCTCCGGTACGACCTCGCGGCCCAAGGGCGTGCGGATCCGGGCGGCGGCGCTGAACGAACTGCTGGGATCGCTGCGGTCGGTGATGCCCCGCGGGGCCTTCACCCGCTATCTCTCGCTCGTCCCGTTCAGCCTGCTCATCGAGCAGGTCACCGGCCTCTACATGGTCCTGCTCGACGGCGGGACGCTCGTCCTGATGCCCCCGGGCAAGGCGCTGGTCGGCACCGCGGCGGCGGCCGCCGCCGACGCCCTGCCGTATGTGGCGGCGTCCCGCCCGACCGCGATGGTCGCCACACCCGCGCTCGTCGACGCCTTCGCCACCGCCGCCGACGAGGCCGCGGACCGCGGACGGGCGGTGGCGGCGGACCTGTTCGGGACGCCCGACGCGCCGCTCATCTGCTGCGGCGGTGCGCCCGTGCACCCCGAGCTGCTGCGTCGCCTGGAGGAGCACGGCCTTCCCGTCCACGAGGGGTACGGACTGTCCGAGAACAGCTCCGTGGTCAGCTGGAACACCCCGGCCGCCCGCCGCCTGGGCACCGTGGGCCGCCCGCTGCCGCACGTCCGCGTCAAGATCGCCGACGACGGTGAACTCCTGGTCAACAGCACCTCGCTGTTCGCCGGCTACACCCGTGACGACCCCTCCAGCCTCGTCCTCACCGACGACGGCTGGCTCCGCACCGGCGACCTGGCCCAGGTCGACGCGGAGGGGTTCCTCAGCATCACCGGGCGCAAGAAGAACGTCATCATCACCGCGGCGGGCCGCAACGTGGCCCCCGAGTGGGTCGAGGCGCAATACGCCCGGCTTCCGTTCGTCCGCGCCGTGGCGGTGGTCGGCGACGGGCTCACCGTCCTCCACGGGCTCTTCCTCGTCGACGGGTCCACCGACCTCGCGGCGGCCGAGGAGGCCCTCCGGGAGTTCGGCGAGGCGCACCTCTCCGAGGTCGAGCGGGTCGCCGTCCCGCACCTCGCCGTCGCCGACGAGCGCCTCTACCGCAGGTTCTTCACCGTCACCGGCAGGCCCATGCGGGCGGCCGTCCGCACCGCCCTGTCCGACGGAACGCTGTACGACCACCAAGGAGCTGACGCATGA
- a CDS encoding thermostable hemolysin translates to MQIDLAHRATSAWLDAADLAREVYAQAYGAEVAPRPDSFIVARPACGGAAEPCPPLACAGLTFGRDQELFSERYLDTGIEDAALAHLGVTVDRRRVVEVGALATRRASVGRELIRATPIISWCLGMEYILCTVTRSLITMLGRTGICFVPFGPADPGRLSPDEAARWGSYYDHEPQVGVIALNALDRLFSDTTGRYSVTDLQLSISAMEVAGHAGH, encoded by the coding sequence GTGCAGATCGATCTGGCACACCGGGCGACCAGCGCATGGCTGGACGCCGCGGACCTCGCTCGTGAGGTGTACGCCCAGGCATATGGCGCCGAAGTGGCGCCCCGGCCCGACTCGTTCATCGTCGCCCGGCCGGCCTGCGGCGGGGCGGCGGAGCCCTGCCCGCCACTGGCCTGCGCGGGGCTCACCTTCGGCCGGGACCAGGAGCTGTTCTCCGAGCGGTACCTCGACACCGGAATCGAGGACGCGGCACTGGCCCATCTCGGGGTCACGGTGGACCGCAGGCGGGTGGTGGAGGTGGGGGCACTGGCCACCCGCCGCGCCTCGGTCGGCCGCGAACTGATCAGAGCCACCCCGATCATCTCCTGGTGCCTGGGCATGGAGTACATCCTGTGCACCGTCACCCGGAGCCTGATCACGATGCTGGGCCGTACCGGCATCTGCTTCGTGCCGTTCGGGCCCGCCGACCCCGGCCGGCTGTCTCCCGACGAGGCGGCGCGCTGGGGCTCGTACTACGACCATGAGCCGCAGGTCGGCGTCATCGCGCTGAACGCCCTGGACCGGCTGTTCTCCGACACCACCGGGCGCTACTCCGTCACCGACCTCCAACTGAGCATCAGCGCCATGGAGGTGGCCGGCCATGCGGGCCATTAG
- a CDS encoding methyltransferase gives MFKTTTDAELAGNPIDEVIGSTIRYAALTSAAKLGIFATLEQDGPKTLDELATAIGAGTDGTRAVADVAAVLGWLTLEDGRYRNGPLAERWLGKNAEYDFTPALLWAYELTNVMWELPQAVRDGKPAQSLWERWADNPEAGRDFSAYMRVKSRLTVEAIVDAVPLPEGARRLLDLGGSHGLHSMAMCRRHPELSATILDLPEALADTGAAITEAGLADRIGLQRGSFLSGDLGTGYDVVFLFEIVHNHTDEENRDLIARAAEALRPGGRIVVLEDVRGEQLDEHNAAFSLAMYACSGDRTYSLPEISGWLTGAGLKTVERIALPSSVSLVVGTK, from the coding sequence ATGTTCAAGACCACCACCGACGCCGAGCTGGCGGGCAACCCGATCGACGAGGTGATCGGTTCCACCATCCGCTACGCGGCCCTCACCTCCGCCGCCAAGCTCGGCATCTTCGCCACCCTGGAGCAGGACGGCCCCAAGACCCTCGACGAGCTGGCCACGGCGATCGGGGCCGGCACCGACGGCACCCGCGCGGTGGCCGACGTCGCCGCGGTGCTGGGCTGGCTCACCCTGGAGGACGGGCGCTACCGCAACGGTCCGCTCGCCGAACGCTGGCTGGGCAAGAACGCCGAATACGACTTCACCCCCGCGCTGCTGTGGGCGTACGAACTCACCAATGTCATGTGGGAACTGCCGCAGGCCGTACGGGACGGCAAGCCGGCCCAGTCGCTGTGGGAGCGCTGGGCCGACAACCCCGAGGCCGGGCGGGACTTCTCCGCGTACATGCGGGTCAAGTCGCGGCTGACCGTGGAGGCCATCGTCGACGCCGTCCCGCTGCCCGAAGGAGCGCGGCGCCTCCTGGACCTGGGAGGTTCGCACGGACTGCACTCGATGGCCATGTGCCGGCGCCACCCCGAGCTGTCCGCGACCATCCTCGACCTGCCCGAGGCGCTCGCCGACACCGGCGCCGCGATCACCGAGGCGGGGCTGGCCGACCGGATCGGCCTGCAGCGCGGCAGCTTCCTCAGTGGCGACCTCGGCACCGGATACGACGTGGTCTTCCTCTTCGAGATCGTGCACAACCACACCGACGAGGAGAACCGGGACCTGATCGCGCGGGCCGCCGAGGCGCTGCGGCCCGGCGGCCGGATCGTGGTGCTGGAAGACGTCCGCGGCGAGCAGCTCGACGAGCACAACGCGGCGTTCTCGCTCGCGATGTACGCCTGCTCCGGCGACCGCACCTACAGCCTGCCGGAGATCTCCGGATGGCTCACCGGGGCGGGCCTGAAGACCGTCGAGCGCATCGCACTGCCCTCATCCGTATCTCTGGTCGTCGGCACCAAGTAA
- a CDS encoding flavodoxin family protein: MQIKVAVAYHSGYGHTAKQAAAVAAGAEKVPDTQVRLVSLAELNDELWEVLQESDALIFGTPTYMGGSSAVFRAFVEATSQVWGDNMRWKNKIAGGFTNSGNMAGDKLNALIDIALFAAQHGMIWVGLAEYGGWNTSSGSPEDINRLGSWLGAMSQSNNDEGPDVTPCASDLRTAEALGRRIAETAHVHRAGRAAVGFDEVSA, from the coding sequence ATGCAGATCAAGGTTGCGGTGGCGTACCACAGTGGATACGGCCACACCGCAAAGCAGGCGGCGGCCGTCGCGGCCGGCGCGGAGAAGGTTCCCGACACTCAGGTGCGCCTGGTCTCCCTCGCCGAGCTGAACGACGAACTGTGGGAGGTGCTGCAGGAGTCCGACGCCCTGATCTTCGGCACGCCGACCTACATGGGCGGCAGCAGCGCCGTGTTCCGCGCGTTCGTCGAGGCCACCAGCCAGGTCTGGGGCGACAACATGCGCTGGAAGAACAAGATCGCGGGCGGGTTCACCAACAGCGGCAACATGGCGGGGGACAAGCTCAACGCGCTGATCGACATCGCGCTGTTCGCCGCCCAGCACGGCATGATCTGGGTCGGTCTCGCCGAGTACGGAGGCTGGAACACCTCCTCCGGGAGCCCCGAGGACATCAACCGGCTCGGCAGCTGGCTGGGCGCCATGTCCCAGTCGAACAACGACGAGGGGCCCGATGTCACCCCTTGCGCCAGCGACCTGCGGACCGCGGAGGCGCTGGGCCGACGGATCGCCGAGACCGCCCATGTGCACCGGGCCGGCCGCGCGGCCGTCGGGTTCGACGAGGTCTCCGCCTGA
- a CDS encoding GlxA family transcriptional regulator, translating to MDVAVLAYDGVFDSGLAAILDVLDGANAMREELPEPPPAWQVTTIGFRRRVRTGAGHLVSTVPVSAAAEADLLLVPALAERRPDSLVEHVSGTASAPMRRLLATTRENHTPVASACTGTFLLAESGVLDGRRATTSWWLAPVFRTRYPAVEVDQTRMVITSDGVTTAGAAFGHVDLALAVVRMSSPALADLVARYLVVDERPSQSAYTIPSALAQSDPLVSAFERWVRARLDQPISISEAAHALGVSERTLQRTVQRTLGTSPVRFVQDVRVEQASHLLRTTELSLESIARKVGYEHANTLRVLLRRLTGRTVGTFRGPDV from the coding sequence ATGGATGTGGCAGTGCTGGCCTACGACGGCGTCTTCGACTCCGGGCTCGCGGCGATCCTCGACGTGCTCGACGGTGCCAACGCGATGCGCGAGGAACTGCCGGAGCCGCCGCCCGCCTGGCAGGTCACCACGATCGGGTTCCGCCGCCGGGTGCGCACGGGGGCGGGACACCTCGTGAGCACCGTTCCGGTGAGCGCGGCGGCGGAGGCGGATCTGCTGCTGGTGCCGGCACTCGCCGAGCGGCGCCCCGACTCCCTCGTCGAACATGTCTCGGGCACCGCGTCCGCCCCGATGCGACGGCTGCTGGCGACCACACGGGAGAACCACACCCCCGTTGCCTCGGCCTGTACCGGCACGTTTCTGCTGGCGGAGTCCGGCGTGCTGGACGGGCGGCGGGCGACCACGAGTTGGTGGCTGGCACCGGTCTTCCGCACCCGCTACCCCGCGGTGGAGGTCGACCAGACCCGCATGGTGATCACCTCGGACGGGGTCACCACGGCCGGTGCCGCCTTCGGTCATGTCGACCTGGCGCTCGCCGTCGTCCGGATGAGCAGCCCCGCGCTGGCGGATCTGGTGGCCCGCTATCTGGTGGTCGACGAGCGCCCCTCCCAGTCGGCGTACACCATCCCCAGCGCCCTCGCCCAGAGCGACCCCCTGGTATCGGCCTTCGAACGCTGGGTCCGCGCCCGTCTCGACCAGCCGATCAGCATCAGCGAGGCCGCCCACGCGCTGGGCGTCAGCGAGCGCACCCTGCAGCGCACGGTGCAACGGACCCTGGGCACCTCCCCGGTGCGCTTTGTGCAGGACGTCCGGGTGGAGCAGGCGTCACATCTGCTGCGGACCACCGAACTGTCCTTGGAGTCCATCGCCCGCAAGGTGGGCTACGAACATGCCAACACCCTCCGCGTCCTGCTGCGCCGGCTCACGGGCAGGACGGTGGGGACCTTCCGCGGCCCGGACGTGTGA
- a CDS encoding putative quinol monooxygenase, whose amino-acid sequence MKIGLLARIEAQPEYAEQVAALLGDALELARQEEHTVTWFAFREDATTFGVFDTFRDEEGRTGHLQGRIAAALTEAAGTMLRSAPDIRPVDLLAVKLP is encoded by the coding sequence ATGAAGATCGGTCTGCTGGCACGCATCGAGGCGCAGCCGGAGTACGCCGAGCAGGTCGCGGCACTGCTGGGCGATGCGCTGGAACTCGCGCGGCAGGAGGAGCACACCGTCACTTGGTTCGCGTTCCGCGAGGACGCCACCACCTTCGGGGTCTTCGACACCTTCCGCGACGAGGAGGGCCGGACCGGCCATCTCCAGGGCCGGATCGCCGCGGCGCTGACAGAAGCGGCGGGGACCATGCTGCGCTCGGCGCCCGACATCCGTCCCGTGGATCTGCTGGCGGTCAAGCTGCCCTGA
- a CDS encoding DUF4326 domain-containing protein, with product MERTTVVNLKGHRDDPEYADVVYVGRAMNRGGWHLAASPLASPFRPGRDGTRAEILAKYRAHLLERPDLLALLPELRGRRLGCWCLPEPCHAQVIAELADAEE from the coding sequence ATGGAACGCACGACGGTCGTCAATCTCAAGGGCCACCGCGACGACCCCGAGTACGCCGACGTGGTCTATGTCGGGCGTGCGATGAACCGGGGCGGCTGGCATCTCGCGGCGTCGCCACTGGCCAGTCCGTTCCGTCCGGGCCGGGACGGGACGCGCGCGGAGATCCTGGCGAAGTACCGCGCGCATCTGCTGGAGCGCCCCGATCTGCTCGCGCTCCTGCCCGAGCTGCGCGGACGCCGGCTCGGCTGCTGGTGTCTCCCGGAGCCCTGCCACGCGCAGGTGATCGCCGAACTGGCCGACGCGGAGGAGTAA
- a CDS encoding DUF3662 domain-containing protein, producing the protein MRWERVVEECESALLAKVFRTDPVQLLDALREECDEHAVVCSQSRVLVPNDYTVELAKGVHDELAARGGQVGWHLTDVLARHAAERGYEWAGPLTVHVTVGEVPNGRYRISSAALAHIPAGAAGPRGM; encoded by the coding sequence ATGCGTTGGGAACGTGTGGTGGAGGAATGCGAGAGCGCGCTGCTGGCCAAGGTCTTCCGGACCGACCCGGTCCAGCTGCTCGACGCGCTGCGGGAGGAGTGCGACGAGCATGCGGTCGTCTGCAGCCAGAGTCGCGTCCTCGTGCCGAATGACTACACCGTCGAGCTCGCGAAGGGGGTGCACGATGAACTGGCCGCACGCGGTGGGCAGGTGGGGTGGCATCTGACCGATGTGCTGGCCCGGCACGCCGCCGAGCGCGGATACGAATGGGCGGGTCCGCTCACCGTTCACGTCACTGTCGGCGAGGTGCCGAACGGCCGGTACCGCATATCGAGTGCGGCTCTCGCACACATTCCCGCCGGTGCCGCCGGGCCCCGAGGAATGTGA
- a CDS encoding GNAT family N-acetyltransferase has translation MTFPEADVPPALRTQVAELQDEAWPPDAPAAPGTVTHDPALQPVSMLLVDGATVLAALDILTKQFVHGGERYRAAGLSTVVTRGTARGQGHGRRLVAAAHEAMAAMGLDLGLFTCDRPLQPFYESAGWHQLPGAVLIGGTPSSPFPSDRPGFDKVTMADFFSPRGRRHRAAFPHSRIELYPGEIDKLW, from the coding sequence ATGACTTTCCCGGAAGCCGATGTGCCGCCCGCGCTGCGTACGCAGGTGGCGGAGCTGCAGGACGAGGCCTGGCCCCCGGATGCCCCTGCGGCACCCGGCACGGTCACCCACGACCCGGCCCTGCAACCGGTGTCGATGCTGCTCGTCGACGGTGCCACGGTGCTGGCCGCCCTCGACATCCTCACCAAGCAGTTCGTGCACGGCGGCGAGCGCTATCGGGCCGCGGGGCTGAGCACGGTGGTGACCCGGGGCACGGCCCGCGGTCAGGGTCACGGTCGCCGTCTGGTGGCGGCGGCCCACGAAGCGATGGCAGCCATGGGCCTGGACCTCGGCCTGTTCACCTGCGACCGGCCGCTCCAGCCCTTCTACGAGAGCGCGGGCTGGCACCAGCTGCCCGGCGCGGTGCTCATCGGCGGTACGCCGTCGTCCCCGTTCCCCAGCGACCGCCCCGGCTTCGACAAGGTCACCATGGCCGACTTCTTCTCGCCCCGGGGCCGGCGGCATCGTGCCGCCTTTCCGCACTCCCGCATCGAGTTGTACCCGGGCGAGATCGACAAGCTGTGGTGA
- a CDS encoding HIT family protein has product MVSHGEFREMTGDAPGSCPRLPRAPRRTQRPGCPFCLIVLGGAPATVLREWPETIAIRPRHGGVTDGHVLVIPRVHVADVAEDPEVSATTMLRAAELAGEAGDCNVITSRGPSATQTVRHLHLHVVPRADGDGLLLPWTVARPAGS; this is encoded by the coding sequence ATGGTCAGTCATGGGGAGTTCCGCGAGATGACCGGTGACGCGCCGGGCTCCTGCCCGCGCCTTCCGCGCGCTCCCCGGAGGACTCAGCGGCCCGGGTGCCCCTTCTGCCTCATCGTCCTGGGCGGGGCGCCGGCCACCGTGCTGCGCGAGTGGCCGGAGACCATCGCCATCCGGCCCCGCCACGGCGGTGTCACCGACGGACATGTGCTGGTCATCCCGCGGGTGCATGTCGCCGATGTCGCCGAGGACCCGGAGGTGTCCGCGACCACGATGCTGCGCGCCGCCGAACTCGCGGGAGAGGCCGGCGACTGCAATGTGATCACCTCACGCGGTCCGTCGGCCACGCAGACCGTCCGTCACCTTCATCTCCACGTCGTCCCGCGCGCCGACGGCGACGGCCTGCTGCTGCCGTGGACCGTCGCCCGGCCCGCGGGAAGCTGA
- a CDS encoding OmpA family protein, which translates to MSPVNPVNPLQSVHPVQPIPPANPADPAALRSPGRRRALPPLAAALGMAVMAGLLGACGDSPRLDACAWMKEPVDTAGRTVVLVDDSASVRGRTTGRDYAHSVGSLLAKVVARKDMVSVGSFSGDAAQITWIAKDRSADWAKNNDNPINREKRKQQAVGCLTDLVGEAASAAPRSGGSNVLAALAAGASSLEAASGTRSLIVLTDGLSTTGCADLRAAAFRDKSEIRAIARVCAAREETPSLTGVDLTLAGLGQPAADQPAPTAAQRTWLTTLWRTLCGADRAAPGTSCTVARTAIGTAGHRAPRKKPAQDPVVQYANDRPETYQLPGAALFDTSSATVRPQALPLLNDVAVRARTTPGSRVTVSGYVDPRGRSDNNQRLSQARANAVKKVLIGLGAARVTAYGRGLPTGCAKPARTATGRMTAEDRLQCDRRVDIDIIRK; encoded by the coding sequence GTGAGCCCGGTGAACCCCGTCAATCCGCTGCAGTCCGTACATCCCGTGCAGCCCATACCTCCCGCGAACCCCGCAGACCCCGCAGCACTCCGGTCACCCGGGCGCCGCCGCGCCCTCCCGCCGCTCGCCGCGGCCCTGGGAATGGCGGTCATGGCCGGTCTCCTCGGCGCCTGCGGCGACTCCCCACGCCTGGACGCCTGTGCCTGGATGAAGGAACCCGTGGACACCGCCGGCCGGACGGTGGTCCTCGTCGACGACTCCGCCTCCGTACGGGGCCGGACCACCGGACGCGACTACGCCCACAGCGTCGGCTCCCTTCTCGCGAAGGTGGTCGCGCGCAAGGACATGGTCTCGGTGGGCAGTTTCAGCGGCGACGCGGCGCAGATCACCTGGATCGCCAAGGACCGGTCGGCCGACTGGGCGAAGAACAACGACAACCCCATCAACCGGGAGAAGCGGAAGCAGCAGGCGGTCGGCTGCCTGACCGACCTCGTCGGCGAGGCCGCGAGTGCCGCCCCCCGGAGCGGCGGCAGCAACGTCCTCGCGGCCCTCGCGGCAGGAGCCTCCTCACTGGAGGCGGCGTCCGGCACCCGCAGCCTGATCGTCCTGACCGACGGGCTCTCCACCACGGGCTGCGCCGATCTCCGGGCGGCCGCCTTCCGCGACAAGAGCGAGATCAGGGCCATCGCCCGGGTCTGCGCCGCCCGCGAGGAGACCCCGTCCCTGACCGGGGTGGACCTCACGCTCGCCGGTCTGGGCCAGCCGGCCGCCGACCAGCCGGCCCCCACGGCGGCCCAGCGCACCTGGCTGACCACCCTGTGGCGCACGCTGTGCGGCGCGGACCGGGCTGCCCCGGGCACCTCCTGCACCGTCGCCCGGACGGCCATCGGCACGGCCGGACATCGCGCGCCGCGGAAGAAGCCGGCGCAGGACCCGGTGGTCCAGTACGCCAACGACCGCCCCGAGACGTACCAGCTCCCCGGGGCCGCCCTCTTCGACACCAGCTCCGCAACCGTCCGCCCCCAGGCACTGCCGCTGCTCAACGATGTCGCGGTCCGGGCCCGCACCACCCCCGGCAGCAGGGTCACCGTCTCCGGTTACGTCGACCCGCGCGGCCGGTCGGACAACAACCAGCGGCTGTCGCAGGCACGGGCGAACGCGGTGAAGAAGGTCCTGATCGGGCTCGGGGCGGCACGGGTGACGGCATACGGCCGGGGCCTGCCGACGGGGTGCGCGAAGCCGGCCCGCACCGCGACGGGCCGGATGACGGCCGAGGACCGGCTCCAGTGCGACCGGCGCGTCGACATCGACATCATCAGAAAGTGA
- a CDS encoding toll/interleukin-1 receptor domain-containing protein, whose translation MAGVFINYRTGDGAEAAVLLDEELKDVFGPENVFRDRRAIPAGAHFPPDLWRALESCGVLLVLIGPNWLTLRDDDGRRRIDVPGDYVHDEIRCALEWRKTVVPVLIDTAVLPTKGQLPDTIAGLAERQVMHLRVPYAHLDLPVITEALRHHVPVSSTARQPSPTDGEGLPGSGGLRAGGDAVHKRSAVSYGSGPATYNENRDAKSGGQR comes from the coding sequence ATGGCCGGCGTTTTCATCAACTACCGGACCGGCGACGGTGCCGAAGCAGCCGTCCTGCTCGACGAGGAATTGAAGGACGTATTCGGGCCGGAGAACGTCTTCCGGGACCGCCGCGCCATTCCGGCCGGCGCACACTTTCCGCCCGACCTGTGGCGGGCGCTCGAAAGCTGCGGGGTCCTCCTCGTGCTCATCGGCCCGAACTGGCTCACTCTGCGCGACGACGACGGCCGGCGCCGGATCGACGTACCCGGCGACTACGTCCACGACGAGATCCGCTGCGCGCTGGAGTGGCGCAAGACCGTCGTCCCGGTGCTGATCGACACGGCCGTGCTGCCCACCAAGGGCCAACTGCCCGACACCATCGCAGGGTTGGCGGAACGACAGGTCATGCATCTGCGAGTGCCGTACGCGCACCTCGACCTCCCCGTCATCACCGAGGCACTGCGCCACCACGTACCCGTGAGCAGCACGGCCCGGCAGCCGTCCCCGACCGACGGCGAGGGGCTCCCGGGAAGTGGCGGGCTGCGCGCGGGCGGGGACGCCGTCCACAAGCGCAGCGCCGTCAGCTACGGCAGCGGCCCCGCCACCTACAACGAGAACCGGGACGCGAAGAGCGGAGGGCAGCGGTGA
- a CDS encoding helix-turn-helix domain-containing protein, with translation MAHSPHRSRATRGASGVQRIPVWFGAELRRRRIEAGLSLGELAHLICFSKGHLSKIERGVKAPSHDLAQLCDSALNAGGQLSGLISAPERSTVATPLAEADVTTPWTLRMHAGGESDFVAFDRASLGAGAMPSTLVSWSLAPPPFESGESNAALPYFRTVFDEFRRMGQLFGPAVVAQLCIAATSALRGMAHQARPADRDTVLRLASRFAEYTGWMAQEAGSDAASLWWTEQAVQLAADSGDDELAAYALVRRAELALYTGDSVATVQLARRAAQQARSARIRGLAAQREAQGHALVGDRDACRRALDRGAELTSGAAPPGGGEPVLGSIHLPDLTAFVAGWCMHDLGSPAEAVTLLGDGLDAIPPESRRARARYGARLALALANVGDIEQACAIAELVASHVALIDSATIRADLLRLSRALNRWPKNPTVRRTLPHIAIGLHTHRTGPETPA, from the coding sequence GTGGCACACTCCCCTCACCGGTCGCGAGCGACGAGGGGGGCGAGCGGGGTGCAGCGGATTCCTGTGTGGTTCGGTGCGGAGTTACGCCGACGAAGGATCGAAGCGGGGCTGTCGCTGGGAGAACTGGCGCACCTGATTTGCTTTTCCAAAGGCCACTTGAGCAAGATCGAGCGCGGTGTGAAGGCGCCCAGTCACGATCTTGCCCAGTTATGCGACAGCGCCCTCAATGCCGGAGGGCAACTCAGCGGTCTGATTTCCGCGCCCGAGCGCAGCACCGTCGCGACACCCCTCGCCGAAGCGGATGTCACCACGCCCTGGACATTACGTATGCACGCCGGCGGCGAGAGCGACTTCGTGGCATTCGACCGGGCATCGCTCGGCGCCGGGGCCATGCCTTCCACCTTGGTGAGTTGGTCCCTCGCACCCCCTCCCTTCGAAAGCGGGGAGTCGAATGCGGCATTGCCGTACTTCCGCACCGTCTTCGACGAGTTCCGCCGGATGGGGCAGCTCTTCGGGCCGGCCGTGGTCGCCCAGCTCTGCATCGCGGCCACCAGCGCCCTGCGCGGCATGGCACACCAGGCACGGCCCGCCGACCGGGACACCGTCCTCCGGCTCGCCTCCCGCTTCGCCGAGTACACCGGGTGGATGGCGCAGGAGGCGGGCAGCGACGCGGCGTCACTGTGGTGGACCGAGCAGGCGGTCCAGCTCGCCGCGGACAGCGGGGACGACGAACTGGCCGCCTACGCCCTGGTCCGCCGGGCGGAACTCGCCCTGTACACAGGCGATTCGGTGGCCACCGTCCAACTGGCCCGGCGAGCCGCACAGCAGGCCCGCAGCGCACGCATCCGCGGGCTCGCCGCGCAGCGCGAGGCACAGGGGCACGCCCTGGTGGGCGACCGTGACGCATGCCGCCGGGCTCTCGACCGCGGTGCGGAGCTGACGTCCGGTGCGGCGCCCCCGGGCGGCGGGGAGCCGGTCCTCGGCAGCATCCATCTGCCGGATCTGACGGCGTTCGTCGCCGGCTGGTGCATGCACGACCTCGGTTCCCCGGCGGAGGCGGTCACCCTGCTCGGGGACGGTCTGGACGCCATTCCGCCGGAATCCCGACGGGCCAGGGCCCGATATGGCGCCCGGCTCGCGCTTGCACTGGCGAACGTCGGCGACATCGAACAGGCCTGTGCGATCGCGGAATTGGTCGCCTCCCATGTGGCCCTCATCGACTCGGCCACGATCCGTGCCGATCTTCTGCGGCTGAGCCGCGCACTCAATCGTTGGCCAAAGAATCCCACCGTTCGCCGGACCCTTCCGCATATCGCGATCGGCCTGCACACCCACCGGACCGGGCCGGAAACTCCGGCCTGA